In a genomic window of Trichoderma atroviride chromosome 4, complete sequence:
- a CDS encoding uncharacterized protein (EggNog:ENOG41): protein MAHPTIPSIHLQPPSVDFIDNRLPAIHDVFRDRDVHYDPVLRRYVENRTITDGSVSDAGESQDNNQALVQPSYSFGDVGDSEKFWGLIFPDAMKKFTQEYPNEPKQRDKSGYSIRTQTTWDGVNEQLHKAREVYDGTKQGFRGRCKRVFRKIGDNTVEPAQNIIKLVPDIDYVSPVLGAVQLLLSAFTIASSVRETVASGLEDRNLDDLFADVEVFLITFPDMSKVKDAAVSLVVSVMKAIEDAIGFFISNQIIRAASAIGRGKTGYQKPLLESLGAIQKSSQKLIHQAQNAHFVSTQIGLNAIWNDTGRLVMSQRMTGQAMEYLIDKVDRGYREGAQFYNTVHRLLLDAEESKKARDQSLQNKIASLEEKIASLEGSSRASTPGTPEHTQVWPNQQTPWLGYPPQFGSYLPAYHNPWPGAFSPPEMITGPSFNASSYSNLPINLSHQYHTVSPPPPQPPKIVSSSRLLDLLNIPLDLDKTDLDVVQDGSYRIPRKLRAHAEQVTRTLQFRDWIVAPSSRRLLIHGELSRQSLATWHVSPLSHFCAMLMHMLSARENYIPLVFFCGCHVEPEDGNIGAAAMMKSLLAQLLRQIPFEALTLDKSVELNCLSESNCSVSKLCDLFVWLVHQQLSREHTLVCMIDGIGYYETDEFESDVVVIMKMLLRLSEETLREDDDEGLLRGDIKVLITDPFTTDAIQGVFEDMDGSSEMSFISMSGLPNINEYLDMPDDLWNNEDLEDEDDLDQNSAMSDRDSSHSDTRA from the exons ATGGCGCATCCTACTATTCCTTCgatccatctccagcccccATCGGTCGACTTCATTGACAACCGGCTCCCCGCTATTCACGATGTTTTCAGGGATAGAGATGTACATTATGACCCTGTATTACGAAGATATGTAGAAAATCGAACCATTACCGACGGAAGTGTGTCAGATGCTGGCGAGAGCCAGGACAATAACCAAGCTCTGGTTCAGCCCAGCTACTCGTTTGGCGATGTTGGAGATTCCGAAAAGTTCTGGGGCCTCATCTTTCCAGATGCGATGAAAAAGTTCACCCAAGAGTATCCAAATGAGCCTAAACAGCGCGACAAGTCTGGGTACAGCATTCGAACGCAGACAACGTGGGACGGTGTTAATGAACAGCTCCACAAGGCGCGAGAAGTCTACGATGGCACAAAACAAGGCTTCCGGGGCCGGTGTAAGCGGGTATTCCGCAAAATCGGAGATAATACCGTTGAGCCAGCGCAAAACATTATTAAATTGGTCCCGGATATTGATTACGTTTCACCGGTTTTGGGTGCGGTGCAATTGCTTCTCAGT GCTTTTACAATAGCTTCCAGCGTGCGAGAGACAGTTGCTTCGGGTCTCGAGGATCGGAACCTTGACGATCTCTTTGCCGATGTTGAGGTGTTCTTGATAACTTTCCCGGACATGAGCAAAGTCAAAGACGCTGCTGTGTCCCTGGTAGTCTCAGTTATGAAAGCAATCGAAGATGCTATAGGATTCTTCATATCTAACCAAA TAATTAGAGCAGCCTCTGCTATAGGTCGTGGGAAAACTGGGTATCAGAAACCGCTCCTTGAAAGTCTAGGAGCAATTCAAAAGAGCAGTCAGAAACTCATTCATCAGGCACAAAATGCCCATTTTGTTTCTACCCAGATTGGGCTGAATGCCATCTGGAACG ACACTGGACGACTTGTCATGTCCCAGCGCATGACGGGCCAAGCAATGGAATACTTGATCGATAAAGTCGATCGCGGTTATCGAGAGGGAGCCCAGTTCTATAACACTGTGCATAGGCTACTGCTGGACGCTGAAGAGAGTAAAAAAGCAAGAGATCAAAGTCTCCAAAACAAAATCGCCAGCTTAGAAGAGAAGATTGCCAGCCTTGAAGGCTCATCTAGAGCATCGACTCCTGGAACTCCAGAACATACCCAAGTTTGGCCAAATCAACAAACTCCTTGGTTGGGCTATCCACCCCAGTTTGGTTCATACTTGCCAGCTTATCATAACCCATGGCCTGGTGCTTTTTCACCACCAGAAATGATTACAGGGCCTTCGTTTAACGCAAGTTCATATAGTAATTTGCCGATCAACCTTTCGCATCAATATCACACAGTGTCACCACCGCCTCCACAACCGCCAAAGATTGTCAGTTCTTCTCGCCTTCTCGATCTTCTCAATATTCCACTCGATCTCGACAAGACAGATCTTGATGTCGTACAAGATGGCAGTTATAGGATTCCAAGGAAACTGCGTGCCCATGCGGAACAAGTGACACGAACATTGCAGTTCCGCGATTGGATCGTCGCGCCAAGCTCGCGTCGGTTGCTCATTCATGGCGAACTATCACGACAATCTCTCGCGACGTGGCATGTTTCTCCTCTGTCGCATTTTTGTGCCATGCTGATGCACATGCTAAGCGCGAGAGAGAATTACATACCTTTGGTGTTTTTCTGCGGATGCCACGTTGAGCCGGAAGACGGCAACATTGGCGCTGCGgcaatgatgaagagccTTTTAGCACAGCTACTACGGCAGATTCCATTTGAGGCTTTGACCTTGGATAAAAGTGTGGAATTGAACTGCCTTAGCGAAAGCAACTGCAGTGTATCCAAGCTATGTGATCTCTTTGTTTGGCTGGTTCATCAGCAGCTGAGTAGGGAGCATACCTTGGTGTGTATGATTGATGGAATTGGGTACTACGAGACGGATGAGTTCGAATCCGATGTGGTAGTCATTATGAAAATGTTGCTACGACTCTCCGAAGAAACCTTGCgggaagacgatgatgaaggacTTTTGCGCGGAGATATCAAGGTCCTAATCACTGATCCGTTTACTACAGATGCCATTCAAGGAGTGTTTGAGGATATGGATGGCAGTAGTGAAATGTCCTTTATATCAATGTCGGGACTTCCAAACATCAATGAATACCTTGATATGCCCGATGATCTGTGGAATAATGAGGATttagaggatgaagatgacttgGACCAAAATAGCGCAATGTCAGATAGAGACAGCTCTCATAGTGATACGAGGGCTTAG
- a CDS encoding uncharacterized protein (EggNog:ENOG41~TransMembrane:3 (o30-58i70-92o98-118i)), whose amino-acid sequence MAPVLFDWNNGSQLLELMDSFTQWLSQPHVLAVIMAWAVTFTAVCTLILCLGFGPAGIGAGTMAAAFQSFMYGAFTPAGGIFATLTSMAMLGTMMPPAAILAAVIATVVAIFVGVSGIGR is encoded by the exons ATGGCACCCGTGCTTTTCGACTGGAACAATGGCTCCCAGCTGTTAGAGCTGATGGATTCTTTCACCCAATGGCTCTCTCAGCCTC ATGTCCTTGCGGTTATCATGGCATGGGCCGTTACGTTTACGGCCGTTTGCACACTTATACTCTGCTTGGGCTTTGGGCCTGCCGGGATCGGCGCAG GAACTATGGCTGCTGCGTTTCAATCGTTCATGTATGGGGCCTTCACCCCAGCAGGCGGCATTTTCGCGACTCTGACGAgcatggcgatgctgggcACAATGATGCCGCCGGCTGCTATTCTCGCTGCGGTAATCGCCACAGTCGTGGCTATATTCGTAGGGGTCTCGGGCATCGGCAGATGA
- a CDS encoding uncharacterized protein (EggNog:ENOG41) — protein MSFPSPTTIYHNNPSPIIDPTQQHLSATGRIVLVTGGGTAIGKATVEAFAKAKADHIFLVGRRLNLLTEVEEKLSETYPQTKFHAIQTDITQENEVESLFQEINKIGFLDILVANAGYLPEPGKIAATETSEWWKGYEINVLGTYLLAKYFINQSQAPRGKPVFIGVNTGANHLGPAAGPMSGYLTSKLATASVVEFFQAEYPNIKAFNVSPGMVQTDMSAKANVKGYAIHDSPSLMANFAVWLAGPDSDFLNGRFLWANWDVGELIAAKDKIAANPEQLRVNFGGWQENYAKLK, from the exons ATGAGCTTCCCAAGTCCGACTACCATATACCATAACAATCCCTCTCCAATTATTGATCCAACGCAACAGCATCTTTCTGCAACAGGCAGGATTGTTTTGGTCACTGGCGGAGGCACAGCCATCGGTAAAGCTACAGTTGAGGCATTTGCCAAAGCAAAAGCCGATCACATCTTTTTAGTTGGAAGAAGGCTCAACCTTCTTACAGAGGTAGAGGAAAAG CTCTCAGAAACTTACCCTCAGACAAAGTTCCATGCCATTCAAACCGACATTACTCAGGAGAATGAAGTTGAAAGCCTCTTCCAAGAGATCAACAAAATCGGATTTCTGGACATTCTAGTGGCCAACGCTGGGTACTTGCCAGAGCCGGGCAAAATTGCTGCTACCGAAACAAGCGAGTGGTGGAAGGGCTATGAGATCAATGTCCTGGGAACTTATCTTCTCGCCAAATACTTCATCAACCAGTCCCAGGCCCCAAGGGGAAAGCCTGTATTTATCGGCGTAAACACTGGTGCGAACCATTTAGGTCCGGCTGCAGGCCCCATGAGCGGGTATTTGACATCCAAGCTTGCGACGGCTTCGGTGGTGGAGTTTTTTCAGGCCGAATATCCCAACATCAAAGCCTTTAATGTTAGTCCCGGCATGGTACAGACCGACATGAGCGCCAAGGCCAACGTCAAAGGATATGCAATTCATGATTCACCAAGTTTGATGGCCAATTTTGCCGTCTGGCTTGCTGGTCCTGATTCAGATTTCCTCAATGGACGTTTTCTTTGGGCCAACTGGGACGTGGGAGAATTGATTGCCGCCAAAGATAAGATCGCAGCGAACCCAGAGCAACTACGTGTAAACTTTGGAGGCTGGCAGGAGAACTATGCAAAATTGAAGTGA
- a CDS encoding uncharacterized protein (EggNog:ENOG41~SECRETED:SignalP(1-20)), translating to MKAQAAAALVAGLFAYTTAAQSTVALGDLTFAAPECDDGGSGANLADCNTAIPQLLAANCSGGVCSIPAAQDGAQESVISQLVGQCEVFIGAFANGDAVTFSQESVESAFPAFINQCFGHTGGFGNPLQLTTDGVIRLGFFNGIQGGGG from the coding sequence ATGAAGGCACAGGCAGCCGCGGCGCTGGTTGCTGGGCTTTTCGCCTACACCACAGCCGCGCAATCTACAGTGGCCCTGGGCGACTTGACTTTTGCAGCTCCCGAATGTGACGACGGCGGCTCTGGTGCTAATCTCGCCGACTGCAACACGGCAATTCCACAGCTACTGGCCGCGAACTGCTCTGGAGGAGTATGCAGCATCCCAGCAGCACAGGACGGCGCTCAGGAGTCAGTTATTTCTCAGCTGGTGGGACAATGCGAGGTATTCATCGGCGCCTTTGCCAATGGAGATGCCGTCACATTCAGCCAAGAGTCTGTGGAGAGCGCATTCCCAGCTTTTATCAACCAATGCTTTGGCCATACCGGAGGCTTTGGCAACCCGCTTCAACTCACTACTGACGGAGTGATCCGCCTTGGATTCTTCAACGGCATCCAGGGTGGAGGCGGTTAA